A genomic segment from Gossypium hirsutum isolate 1008001.06 chromosome D04, Gossypium_hirsutum_v2.1, whole genome shotgun sequence encodes:
- the LOC121216185 gene encoding LOW QUALITY PROTEIN: NADH-ubiquinone oxidoreductase chain 1 (The sequence of the model RefSeq protein was modified relative to this genomic sequence to represent the inferred CDS: inserted 2 bases in 2 codons), with protein sequence MAFVQRRKGPDVVGSFGLLQPLAXGLKLILKEPISPSSANFSLFRMAPVATFMLSLVAWAVVPFDYGMVLSXSNIGLLYLFAISSLGVYGIIIAGRSSN encoded by the exons ATGGCTTTTGTACAACGTCGAAAGGGTCCTGATGTAGTGGGATCGTTCGGATTGTTACAACCTCTAG GAGGTTTGAAATTGATTCTAAAAGAACCTATTTCACCAAGTAGTGCTAATTTCTCCCTTTTTAGAATGGCTCCAGTGGCTACATTTATGTTAAGTCTGGTCGCTTGGGCCGTTGTACCTTTTGATTATGGTATGGTATTGT GTTCGAACATAGGGCTACTTTATTTGTTTGCCATATCTTCGCTAGGTGTTTATGGAATTATTATAGCAGGTCGGTCTAGTAATTAG